A genomic region of Pseudopipra pipra isolate bDixPip1 chromosome W, bDixPip1.hap1, whole genome shotgun sequence contains the following coding sequences:
- the LOC135406061 gene encoding zinc finger protein 239-like: MPQDPQADNNLRTETMEDKSPWQNLMEEAVLNSSTVREGNGEEKPQTFPMGKGSKPTPWCSEEERPPVCWERGWSFSQSSHLVVHEQLHSREKPFTCLECGKSFSWRSHLIRHQKIHTGERPYTCGECGKSFSQSSDLVVHQRLHTGERPYKCLECGKSFSKNSSLTYHQRFHSGERPYKCLECGKSFSQSSHLLTHRRLHTGERPYKCLECGKSFNRSFSLVIHRRVHTGERPYKCPECEKRFRTSSDLLLHQRMHTEERPFRCTDCGKGFVRSSDLIKHWHIHTGERPYRCLKCGKSFNQSSALTSHQRTHR, translated from the exons atgccacaggacccccaggcag ACAACAACTTGAGGACAGAGACCatggaggacaaatccccctggcagaacctcatggaagaGGCTGTTTTGAACAGCTCCACTGTGCGGGAAGGCAACGGGGAGGAAAAGCCACAAACATTCCCCATGGGAAAGGGCTCCAAACCCACTCCATGGTGCTCCGAGGAGGAAAGACCCCCCGTGTGCTGGGAACGTGGCtggagcttcagccagagctctcaTCTGGTGGTCCATGAGCAGCTtcacagcagagagaagcccttcacgtgcttggaatgtgggaagagcttcagttgGAGGTCCCACCTGATCCGCCACCAGAAgatccacaccggggaacgaccctacacatgtggggaatgcgggaagagcttcagtcagagctctgacctggtggtccaTCAGCGTCTtcacaccggggaacggccctacaagtgcttggaatgtggaaagagcttcagcaAGAACTCCAGCCTCACATACCACCAGCGCttccacagtggggaacggccctacaagtgcttggaatgtgggaaaagcttcagccagagctcccacctcctcacccaccgcCGGCTGCACACaggggaacggccctacaagtgcctggaatgtgggaagagcttcaaccgtAGCTTCAGCCTTGTCATCCACCGGCGTGTCCACACcggagaacggccctacaaatGTCCTGAGTGTGAGAAGAGGTTCCGGACCAGCTCTGATCTCCTTCTGCATCAACGAATGCACACAGaggagaggcccttccgctgcaccgactgtgggaagggctttgTCCGCAGCTCTGACCTCATTAAGCACTggcacatccacaccggggagaggccctacaggTGCTTGAAGTGTGGTaagagcttcaaccagagctctgccttgacctcacaccaaaGGACCCACCGGTAA